ACGAACCCGTAGTACGCCTTACGTACCTTCCCGGCCGAGCACAGCAGGCCGAGATCCGGCCCGCCGTAGCTGACCACGGTCAGGTCGGTGAGGTCCGAGCGCAGGATGGCGCGCACCAGCGCCATCGGCTTACGCCGCGAACCCCAGCCGCCGATGCCGAGCGTCATTCCGCTGCGCAGCTCGCCGACGACCTCGTCGAGCGACATTCGCTTGTCTCGCATGAGTTCTGAACTCCCTATTTCTCGGCCTTGCGCGCGGCCAGGTCGTCGTCGAACCGGGCGCGGATCTCGTCGGCGACACCGGCGAGGTTGAGTTCGAAGGTGAATCCCTGTTCGTAGCGGTAGCTGCGGTGCACGTCCTGCCCGTCGATACCGTTGAGCGCGCGTTTGGCCGCACGGATCACCCGGCCGTCCTTGGCGGCGATGTTCTTGGCGACTTCCATTGCCGCGGCGTCGAGTTCGGCACGGGGCACCACCTGGTACACCGAGCCGAAGTGCTGCAGCTGCTGGGCGGTGATGGTGCTCGCCGTATAGAACAGAGCGCGCATCAGGTGTTGCGGCACCAGCCGGGACAGATGGGTGGCCGCGCCGAGCGCGCCGCGGTCCACCTCGGGCAGTCCGAAAGTGGCGTCGTCGGAAGCGATCACGACGTCGGCATTGCCGACCAGGCCGATGCCGCCGCCCAGGCAGAAGCCCTGGACCACCGCGATCACGGGCACCGGGCAGTCGTAGACCGCCGCGAACGCCTCGAAACAACCATGATTCGCGTCGATCAGCGCCTGATGGCCGGGCTTGCTCTGGATCTCCTTGATATCGACACCGGCGTTGAAACCGCGATTCTCCGCGCGCAGCACCACAACCCGGGTCTCCGGATCGCGCCCGGCCTCGCGCAGCGCGTCGGCGATGGCGAACCAGCCGTCCGTCGGTATCGCGTTGACCGGCGGGTAGTCGACCGTGACCACGGTGATGCCGGTTGATTCGGAGTGACGGTTGATCCCCATCGCCTATCCCATCGTGAGTAGCTCGGCTCGTGATTAATCCAACACAGTGGCAAAGCAAGCAGTTGCTTGGTAGGTTAGCACGGTGACACTCGAAATCGATCTGGTCGATCGCGTCGTCCTGGTGACCGGCGGCGTCCGCGGCGTAGGCGCCGGGGTGAGCCGGACGTTCCTCGCGGCGGGTGCGACCGTGATCGCCTGCGCCCGGCGTCCCGCCGAGGCCCCGATCGAGGTCGACGGCCGCGCCATCGAGTTCCTGCCCTGCGACGTCCGGGACGCGGACGCGGTGCAGGGACTGGTGGACACCGTCGTCGAGCGGCACGGCCGCCTCGACCACCTGGTCAACAACGCGGGTGGCGCG
This genomic stretch from Nocardia brasiliensis ATCC 700358 harbors:
- a CDS encoding enoyl-CoA hydratase family protein; its protein translation is MGINRHSESTGITVVTVDYPPVNAIPTDGWFAIADALREAGRDPETRVVVLRAENRGFNAGVDIKEIQSKPGHQALIDANHGCFEAFAAVYDCPVPVIAVVQGFCLGGGIGLVGNADVVIASDDATFGLPEVDRGALGAATHLSRLVPQHLMRALFYTASTITAQQLQHFGSVYQVVPRAELDAAAMEVAKNIAAKDGRVIRAAKRALNGIDGQDVHRSYRYEQGFTFELNLAGVADEIRARFDDDLAARKAEK